One genomic region from Spirosoma sp. KCTC 42546 encodes:
- a CDS encoding DUF2147 domain-containing protein codes for MNNPNESNAIFIHQRLQWFIVLLFLLLGAKADQSADRIIGRWQFPSKGSSVDIYRKGNLYFARVAEVDQAGEQNFGLMKDSLLIRDLRFDGEVWSGGRLIHPKTGMSLNAEVQMFRPQVINVTIYKGIKLLHRKFIMTRQEKQ; via the coding sequence GTGAACAATCCAAATGAGTCTAACGCTATATTCATCCATCAGCGTCTCCAATGGTTTATAGTACTGCTTTTCCTCCTGCTTGGCGCAAAAGCAGACCAATCTGCAGACCGAATCATAGGCCGGTGGCAATTTCCTTCCAAGGGATCTAGCGTTGATATTTACCGAAAAGGTAATCTCTATTTTGCCCGTGTAGCCGAGGTTGATCAGGCAGGCGAGCAAAACTTTGGCTTAATGAAAGATAGTCTTCTCATCCGTGATCTCCGTTTCGATGGAGAGGTTTGGTCTGGGGGACGCTTAATTCACCCAAAGACTGGGATGTCCTTAAACGCTGAAGTACAAATGTTCAGGCCGCAGGTCATAAACGTAACCATCTATAAAGGCATCAAACTACTTCACCGGAAATTCATAATGACTCGTCAGGAAAAGCAATAG
- a CDS encoding TIGR04282 family arsenosugar biosynthesis glycosyltransferase, giving the protein MTVDRLIVFVKNPIPGQVKTRIARTVGDARAVDVYRHLLGYTQQLVKDFADECVVYYGDFINPDDGWNRYPKHQQTGVDLGERMLNAFWEQFAAGANKAVIIGSDCLTITPDHIRRALNVLDTTEVVIGPATDGGYYLLGMNQLQPFLFQDMPWSQPELCQLTELAILQHNRTFARLDELTDIDEWADYERYL; this is encoded by the coding sequence ATGACCGTCGACCGTCTGATTGTTTTTGTTAAAAACCCAATTCCGGGTCAGGTAAAAACCCGGATCGCCCGTACCGTAGGGGATGCCAGAGCGGTTGACGTGTATCGGCACCTGCTGGGTTATACCCAACAACTTGTAAAAGATTTCGCCGACGAGTGTGTCGTGTACTATGGTGATTTTATCAACCCGGATGACGGCTGGAACCGTTACCCAAAGCATCAGCAAACCGGCGTCGATCTGGGTGAGCGCATGTTGAATGCCTTTTGGGAACAGTTTGCCGCCGGTGCCAATAAAGCCGTGATCATTGGCAGCGATTGCCTGACCATCACCCCCGACCATATTCGCCGGGCGCTTAATGTACTTGATACGACGGAAGTAGTGATTGGTCCGGCTACCGATGGAGGATATTATTTACTGGGGATGAATCAGCTACAGCCCTTTCTATTTCAGGACATGCCCTGGAGCCAGCCGGAACTTTGCCAACTCACGGAACTGGCTATTCTACAACATAATCGGACCTTCGCCCGACTCGATGAACTGACTGATATTGACGAATGGGCCGACTATGAACGGTATCTATAA
- a CDS encoding purine-nucleoside phosphorylase, which produces MLEQIQQATQYIQSKTQVTPRIGIILGTGLGALAQELTIETTLPYETIPHFPLSTVEFHSGKLLLGTLEGKPVVVMQGRFHFYEGYTMQQVTFPVRVMHALGVRTLLVSNAAGGLNPAFQTTDLMVIEDHISLLLPQNPLVGPNPPAFGDRFPDMSEPYSKSLIDQAFARAADLGIPLKRGVYVSVTGPQLETRAEYRMLRQWGADAVGMSTVPEVIVASQMGMAVFGVSVITDMCLPDTLEKADITKIIAAAGTAEPNLTRLMKALVGQLSD; this is translated from the coding sequence ATGCTTGAACAGATTCAGCAGGCAACTCAGTATATTCAGTCAAAAACGCAGGTAACACCACGTATCGGGATTATTCTGGGCACCGGCCTGGGTGCGCTGGCCCAGGAACTGACCATTGAGACTACCTTACCCTACGAAACGATTCCACACTTCCCGCTATCGACCGTTGAGTTTCATTCGGGCAAGTTGCTATTGGGTACGCTGGAAGGCAAACCAGTCGTGGTGATGCAGGGGCGCTTCCATTTTTACGAAGGCTACACCATGCAGCAGGTCACCTTTCCGGTTCGGGTGATGCACGCACTGGGCGTTCGTACGTTGCTCGTGTCTAATGCCGCCGGGGGCCTGAATCCGGCTTTCCAAACGACTGATTTGATGGTCATCGAAGACCATATCAGCCTGTTACTCCCGCAAAATCCACTGGTAGGCCCCAATCCCCCTGCGTTCGGCGACCGCTTCCCGGACATGAGCGAACCCTACAGCAAATCCCTGATCGATCAGGCGTTTGCCCGAGCCGCAGATTTAGGCATTCCCCTCAAGCGGGGTGTGTATGTAAGTGTTACGGGACCTCAACTCGAAACGCGGGCCGAATACCGAATGCTGCGCCAATGGGGAGCCGACGCCGTAGGTATGTCGACCGTGCCCGAAGTGATTGTGGCCAGCCAAATGGGAATGGCTGTTTTTGGTGTGTCGGTCATTACGGACATGTGTTTACCCGACACGCTGGAAAAAGCCGACATCACGAAGATCATAGCAGCCGCCGGAACTGCCGAACCCAACCTGACCCGACTCATGAAAGCACTGGTTGGTCAGCTAAGTGACTGA
- a CDS encoding efflux RND transporter permease subunit, whose product MFTIFVKRPLLSTAISVLIVLMGVLALTGLPVTQFPDIVPPSVTVTTKYTGASADVCVKAVATPLERAINGVPNMTYMTSISGNDGTTLITVFFKVGTDPDLAAVNVQNRVTTVMDELPEEVIKAGVVTEKEVNSMLLYLNIVSDDPKVDEKFIYNFADINVLAELKRIDGVGFAAIMGSRDYSMRVWLKPDRMTAYDVSPDEVVAGIRKQNVEAAPGKAGESADRDPQTLQYVLRYTGKFFEPAQYENLILRTNADGSPLRLKDVADVEFGSLDYGVLSKNDGRPSAAIMLKQRPGSNASDVIANVKTRMAELKESSFPSGMTYNYAYDVSRFLDASIHEVVRTLIEAFVLVFIIVFLFLQDWRSTLICALAVPVALIGTFAFMSLIGFSINLLTLFALVLAIGIVVDNAIVVVEAVHAKMEELHLTPRAATFSAMSDIAGAIVAITLVMSAVFVPVAFMTGPVGIFYRQFSLTLAIAIVISGVNALTLTPALCAILLRPVHGQQTGFLGRFFTRFNRGYESLAGKYQGLLSRIANRSVVTWGLLLLFIVATWGISTVLPGGFIPTEDQGMIYVNVTTPAGATVDRTEKVMDAIEAIAAEQESVENVSTLAGYSLLTDGAGASYGMGMINLKPWEERHVSMQELIATLEEKTKGITDATIQFFPPPTVPGFGNSSGFELRMLDRGRSGDLTQTAKVAQDFIAALKKRPEISDAFTSFDPNFPQYLLHVDQEKASQKGVSIDNAMSTLQTMMGSFYASNFIRFGQMYKVMVQAAPSYRTKPEDVLNMRVKNDQGEMVPYSNFVTLERVYGPEQLTRYNMYTSAMINGDAAPGYSSGDAIRAVQEVAAQVLPKGYAYEWSGMSREEVESGNQAIYIFAICLVFVYILLMAQYESVFLPLSVLLSLPTGIFGSFFFLYLLGLQNNIYAQVALVMLIGLLGKNAILIVEFASQRQKEGLPILKAAVEGAVSRLRPILMTSFAFIAGLIPLCMASGAGALGNRSIGTAAAGGMLTGTLFGLVIVPGLYVFFAKLAERFQSKPPVDDESHDHYTQETEIDIMHISTQTHVNGKVIQ is encoded by the coding sequence ATGTTTACAATCTTCGTTAAAAGACCCTTACTCTCCACCGCCATTTCGGTACTCATTGTACTGATGGGTGTGCTGGCCCTGACGGGTCTGCCCGTTACGCAGTTCCCCGACATTGTGCCCCCATCGGTCACCGTAACGACTAAATACACCGGAGCCAGCGCCGATGTCTGCGTCAAAGCCGTGGCTACCCCGCTCGAACGAGCCATCAATGGGGTGCCCAACATGACGTATATGACCTCGATTTCGGGCAATGATGGCACTACCCTGATTACCGTTTTCTTTAAAGTCGGTACGGACCCCGACCTGGCGGCCGTCAACGTGCAAAACCGCGTGACAACCGTCATGGACGAACTGCCCGAAGAAGTGATCAAGGCGGGGGTCGTCACCGAAAAAGAGGTGAACAGTATGTTGTTGTACCTCAATATTGTCAGCGACGATCCGAAAGTGGATGAAAAATTCATCTACAATTTCGCCGATATCAACGTACTAGCCGAACTGAAACGCATCGACGGGGTGGGTTTTGCCGCCATTATGGGTAGCCGGGATTACTCCATGCGGGTGTGGCTCAAACCCGACCGCATGACGGCCTATGATGTATCGCCCGACGAAGTGGTGGCCGGCATTCGCAAGCAGAATGTTGAAGCCGCACCCGGAAAAGCGGGCGAAAGTGCCGACCGAGACCCGCAGACGCTTCAGTACGTCCTCCGCTACACGGGTAAGTTTTTTGAACCGGCCCAGTACGAAAACCTCATCCTGCGTACCAACGCCGACGGCTCTCCCCTACGCCTGAAAGATGTGGCCGACGTTGAATTCGGCTCGCTGGATTATGGCGTACTTTCCAAAAACGACGGGCGGCCATCGGCGGCTATCATGCTCAAACAGCGGCCCGGTTCCAACGCCAGCGATGTGATTGCCAATGTAAAAACGCGAATGGCCGAACTGAAAGAAAGCTCGTTTCCATCGGGCATGACCTATAATTACGCTTATGATGTATCCCGATTCCTGGATGCTTCCATTCACGAGGTGGTTCGTACGCTGATCGAAGCGTTTGTGCTGGTATTCATCATCGTGTTCCTCTTTTTGCAGGACTGGCGGTCTACCCTGATTTGCGCCCTGGCCGTCCCGGTGGCTCTGATTGGTACCTTTGCATTTATGAGCCTGATTGGTTTCTCCATCAATCTGCTCACCCTGTTTGCGCTGGTACTAGCCATCGGGATTGTGGTCGATAACGCTATTGTGGTGGTCGAAGCGGTTCACGCCAAAATGGAAGAACTCCACTTGACGCCCCGAGCCGCTACGTTTTCGGCCATGAGCGATATTGCCGGGGCCATTGTGGCCATTACGCTGGTGATGTCGGCGGTGTTTGTACCAGTGGCCTTTATGACTGGACCGGTGGGCATTTTCTACCGGCAGTTCTCGCTCACCCTGGCCATTGCCATTGTCATTTCCGGCGTCAATGCCCTAACGCTGACCCCGGCCCTGTGTGCGATTCTGCTCCGGCCCGTTCATGGCCAACAGACCGGGTTTCTGGGCCGCTTCTTTACCCGATTCAACCGGGGTTACGAATCACTGGCGGGCAAGTATCAGGGCCTATTAAGCCGAATAGCGAATCGTAGCGTCGTAACCTGGGGGCTCCTGCTGCTGTTTATCGTGGCCACCTGGGGGATCAGCACCGTTCTGCCCGGTGGTTTTATCCCGACCGAAGATCAGGGCATGATTTACGTCAACGTAACTACCCCCGCCGGGGCTACCGTCGACCGAACCGAGAAAGTCATGGACGCCATCGAAGCGATTGCTGCGGAGCAGGAATCGGTCGAAAATGTCTCGACTCTGGCGGGCTATAGTCTGCTGACCGACGGCGCAGGCGCTTCTTATGGCATGGGCATGATTAACCTGAAGCCTTGGGAGGAGCGCCACGTATCGATGCAGGAACTGATTGCCACGCTGGAAGAAAAAACCAAAGGCATCACCGATGCGACGATTCAGTTTTTTCCGCCCCCAACTGTACCGGGATTCGGCAATTCAAGTGGTTTTGAGTTGCGGATGCTGGACCGGGGGCGTAGTGGCGATCTGACCCAAACGGCAAAAGTAGCACAGGACTTTATTGCGGCTTTGAAAAAACGGCCCGAGATCAGCGATGCCTTTACCAGCTTCGACCCCAATTTTCCTCAGTATTTATTGCATGTCGACCAGGAAAAAGCGTCGCAGAAAGGTGTCTCCATCGACAATGCCATGAGTACGCTGCAAACGATGATGGGCAGTTTTTACGCATCCAACTTCATTCGCTTCGGACAGATGTATAAGGTGATGGTGCAGGCCGCTCCCAGCTACCGAACCAAGCCCGAAGATGTACTAAACATGCGTGTTAAGAACGACCAGGGCGAAATGGTGCCCTATTCCAACTTCGTTACCCTGGAACGCGTCTATGGCCCCGAGCAGCTGACCCGCTATAACATGTACACCTCGGCCATGATCAATGGCGATGCCGCGCCGGGCTATAGTAGTGGCGACGCAATCCGGGCTGTTCAGGAAGTAGCGGCCCAGGTATTGCCCAAAGGCTATGCCTACGAATGGTCGGGCATGTCGCGGGAGGAGGTCGAGTCGGGGAATCAGGCCATCTACATTTTCGCGATCTGTTTAGTCTTTGTGTACATCCTGCTGATGGCGCAATATGAGAGTGTGTTCTTACCCCTCTCCGTTCTGTTGTCGCTACCCACGGGTATATTCGGTTCCTTTTTCTTTCTGTACCTGCTGGGTTTACAGAACAACATCTACGCGCAGGTAGCCCTGGTGATGCTCATTGGCTTGCTGGGTAAAAATGCGATTCTGATTGTCGAGTTTGCCAGTCAGCGGCAGAAGGAGGGCCTACCCATTCTGAAAGCAGCGGTGGAAGGGGCCGTTTCTCGTTTACGACCTATTCTGATGACCTCCTTTGCCTTTATCGCGGGGCTGATTCCGCTCTGCATGGCCTCGGGTGCTGGCGCGTTGGGCAACCGATCCATTGGAACGGCAGCGGCTGGTGGTATGCTCACCGGAACACTGTTCGGGCTGGTTATCGTACCCGGTCTGTATGTCTTCTTCGCCAAACTCGCCGAACGGTTTCAATCCAAACCGCCCGTCGATGACGAATCGCATGACCACTACACCCAGGAGACCGAAATCGACATCATGCATATATCCACCCAAACGCACGTAAATGGAAAAGTCATTCAATAA
- a CDS encoding TolC family protein codes for MPVSFAGHSDSVGIASQNWRTFFADPQLTQLIDTALSSNLDLRIATQRIEMARASFTYSQGFLAPQVNAVASAGVDRYGQYTMNGVGNYDTNLSDNIRGSQLTPNPTPDYFLGARSTWEIDIWGKLHNRKKAAYLRLLASEKGRHAVITALVAEIARHYYALLALDGELEILQKNIDYQQNALALVRIQKEAGRVTELAVQQFTAQLLNTRSRQGQVQQQIVENENQMNRLLGRYPQPIARGKSLQERELPGQVLTGIPAQMLVRRPDIRQAELDLQAANIDIDVARAEFLPSLNLTAYLGLNAFRTAVLFNPASIAAGLLGGLSAPILNRRSVKANYQQTVAQSRESLYRYQQAILTGFSEVSTQLRGVENFRSVAELQAQEVAVLEQAVSTSNDLFRGGYASYLEVITAQRSVLEAELALITTKQSQFLAITDLYRALGGGWE; via the coding sequence ATGCCTGTTTCCTTTGCGGGCCATTCGGATTCGGTTGGGATTGCCAGCCAGAACTGGCGGACATTCTTTGCCGACCCGCAACTGACGCAACTGATCGACACTGCGCTATCCAGCAATCTGGATTTGCGAATTGCAACCCAACGGATCGAAATGGCCAGAGCTTCCTTTACCTACAGCCAGGGTTTTCTGGCTCCTCAGGTTAACGCCGTGGCCTCGGCGGGGGTGGATCGGTACGGTCAGTACACCATGAATGGGGTGGGTAATTACGACACGAACTTATCGGACAATATTCGGGGGAGTCAGCTGACGCCCAATCCCACGCCCGACTATTTTCTCGGCGCCCGCAGCACGTGGGAAATCGATATCTGGGGAAAACTGCACAACCGAAAAAAAGCGGCTTACCTGCGATTGCTGGCTTCCGAAAAGGGCCGCCATGCCGTGATAACCGCCTTAGTCGCTGAAATTGCCCGGCACTATTACGCGCTATTAGCCCTGGATGGCGAACTGGAAATCCTGCAAAAGAACATCGATTACCAACAAAACGCGCTGGCATTAGTTCGTATTCAGAAAGAAGCGGGCCGGGTAACCGAGCTAGCCGTTCAGCAATTCACGGCCCAACTGCTGAATACCCGAAGTCGGCAGGGGCAGGTTCAACAGCAGATTGTGGAGAACGAGAATCAGATGAATCGACTACTGGGTCGGTATCCCCAACCCATTGCCCGGGGCAAATCCCTTCAGGAGCGAGAGTTGCCCGGTCAGGTGCTGACGGGCATTCCGGCGCAAATGCTGGTTCGTCGGCCTGATATTCGTCAGGCGGAACTTGATCTTCAGGCGGCCAATATTGACATTGACGTAGCCCGCGCCGAATTTCTGCCCAGTCTGAACCTGACGGCTTATCTGGGACTGAACGCTTTCCGAACGGCAGTACTCTTCAACCCGGCGTCCATCGCTGCGGGTTTGCTGGGTGGTTTATCGGCCCCCATCTTGAACCGGCGTTCGGTGAAAGCCAACTACCAGCAGACGGTGGCCCAGAGTCGGGAGTCCCTGTATCGGTATCAGCAGGCTATTCTGACCGGTTTCAGCGAAGTGTCGACCCAATTGCGGGGCGTCGAGAATTTTCGTTCGGTCGCTGAGTTACAGGCGCAGGAGGTAGCCGTTTTAGAACAGGCCGTTTCGACCTCGAACGATCTGTTTCGGGGTGGGTATGCGTCGTATCTGGAAGTAATCACGGCTCAACGGAGCGTGCTGGAAGCCGAACTGGCCCTCATCACCACCAAACAGTCGCAGTTTCTGGCAATAACGGATCTGTATCGGGCGTTGGGGGGTGGTTGGGAATAG
- a CDS encoding tetratricopeptide repeat protein → MNTQLTILLLSGLAGTALAQTPTPDPNTLMNLGRFEEATQLLSRNAQQSPSAQTIFDAGYGYLRAGKPDSARIWFEKGIAMDEKRTPLNEMGDAITYLVKNDPANAEPKLAEVVKKSKGKNADILYRIGEAYTGYLTPGNGSIKPLYAKVVNAATAIDYLNRATERDKKNPAIQLALGDAYYLNKDAGTAVTRYESALELGMDPSRVYQRIGDIYWQGRNLNLAVENYKKAIEANASYAAAYNQLAELYFLVNRYKEAATYIDQYVNVSKDKRQETLLRQAQFHFLAKDYQRTVNLIDSNRTALAQNPIVYRIEGWAYSSLKEPQKAIQNISTFLEKAPEKVMPDDYKYLGLAYMGIENPGSDSLKAVNDSIGVTYLAKAAPFDTTENLYSDMAKYYYRAKKHPEAVAALDSAAKHNFKADVQDLFRYGMSNYTLGFQRDSLGKLVRDTVRFAQADSALALAQKASPDYAPTVLYRAKANYYAYTPEEAVRNGKAKPYFEQFIAMVSDKEDERNRYKKDLLLAFKYLISYNELVTKDDTARTEWLTKAKALFPDNQELAKIGAPVAGEQ, encoded by the coding sequence ATGAACACGCAACTAACCATTTTATTACTGTCGGGACTGGCTGGAACTGCCCTCGCGCAAACCCCTACACCCGATCCAAATACACTCATGAATCTGGGCCGCTTCGAGGAAGCCACTCAGCTTCTGAGTCGAAATGCGCAACAAAGTCCATCCGCCCAAACCATTTTCGATGCGGGCTACGGCTATCTCCGTGCTGGTAAGCCCGATTCGGCCCGGATCTGGTTCGAGAAAGGCATTGCGATGGATGAAAAACGGACACCGCTCAATGAAATGGGCGATGCCATCACCTATCTGGTCAAAAATGACCCGGCCAATGCCGAGCCCAAACTGGCCGAAGTCGTTAAAAAGAGTAAGGGTAAAAACGCCGACATCCTGTACCGAATTGGTGAGGCCTATACGGGCTATCTGACACCTGGAAATGGCTCCATCAAACCACTCTACGCAAAAGTGGTCAACGCTGCTACCGCCATTGATTATTTAAACCGGGCTACCGAACGCGATAAGAAGAACCCCGCCATTCAACTGGCGCTGGGCGATGCCTATTACCTGAATAAAGATGCGGGTACAGCCGTTACCCGCTACGAAAGTGCCCTCGAACTGGGCATGGACCCATCACGGGTGTATCAGCGAATCGGGGATATTTACTGGCAGGGCCGTAACCTGAATCTGGCTGTGGAGAACTACAAAAAAGCCATTGAGGCCAATGCGAGCTATGCTGCGGCCTACAACCAGTTAGCCGAGTTGTATTTCCTGGTTAATCGGTATAAAGAAGCCGCCACGTATATTGACCAGTACGTAAACGTATCGAAGGATAAACGGCAGGAGACCCTGTTGCGACAGGCTCAGTTTCATTTCCTGGCCAAAGACTACCAGCGAACGGTCAATCTGATCGACAGCAACCGCACAGCCTTAGCCCAGAACCCAATCGTGTATCGGATAGAAGGCTGGGCATACTCGTCTCTGAAAGAGCCCCAGAAAGCCATTCAGAACATCAGCACGTTCCTGGAAAAAGCGCCGGAAAAGGTGATGCCCGATGATTACAAATACCTCGGCCTGGCCTATATGGGTATCGAAAACCCCGGCAGTGATTCTCTAAAAGCAGTCAATGACTCCATTGGCGTGACTTACCTGGCCAAAGCTGCTCCCTTCGATACAACCGAGAATCTGTATAGCGACATGGCCAAGTATTATTACCGGGCCAAGAAACACCCCGAAGCAGTAGCCGCTCTGGATTCGGCCGCCAAGCACAACTTCAAAGCCGATGTGCAGGATTTATTCCGCTATGGCATGAGTAACTACACGCTGGGTTTCCAACGCGACAGTCTGGGGAAATTAGTACGGGATACGGTTCGGTTTGCGCAGGCTGATTCGGCGCTGGCTTTGGCTCAAAAAGCCTCGCCTGATTATGCTCCGACAGTCCTCTACCGGGCTAAGGCGAACTACTATGCCTATACCCCCGAAGAAGCCGTTCGGAATGGCAAAGCGAAGCCCTATTTCGAGCAGTTTATTGCGATGGTTTCGGATAAGGAAGACGAACGAAATCGCTACAAAAAAGATCTGTTGCTCGCCTTTAAGTACCTGATTTCGTATAATGAACTGGTAACCAAAGACGATACTGCCCGAACTGAATGGTTGACCAAAGCGAAGGCATTATTCCCGGACAATCAGGAGTTAGCCAAAATTGGGGCTCCAGTCGCTGGTGAACAATAA
- a CDS encoding chloride channel protein has translation MAKRPSRYAQVLAWLDQHVIKRLYTERVRRVILQSLPFWVASLLTGLVAVGYEELFVWAEKTSFTWIQDHALLTFITTPLAFLLAWLVVAKLAPAARGSGIPQVMAGIELSNPTTHGRTAYLLSMRVAIVKVLSSVVLLIGGGVIGREGPTIQISAAIFRAINRLQPAGWPQLSRQIALVTGGAAGLAAAFNTPLGGIVFVVEELTQTHITRFRTAVFTAVIIAGMTAQAIQGPYLYLGFPKVTVSTGWFLGVVVLVAMIAGFAGAVFAKALLWINGYRRRFRTSREQAVWVAACGLVLAGLAYLVGTDAVGTGKPIINRLLFQNDHLTPWYLFPVRFSGMALSYSSGAAGGVFATSLSAGAILGDALARLIRVTPSDTNLVILVSMVSFLTGVVRSPFTAAILVLEMTDRHSAIFQLLLGGLMAQGAASLVDPVSFYEHLKAGFVKETMAQPAVYGPKGNVAEAD, from the coding sequence ATGGCGAAAAGACCTTCCCGATATGCGCAGGTGCTGGCCTGGCTCGATCAGCACGTTATCAAGCGGTTATACACCGAGCGGGTGCGCCGAGTTATTCTTCAAAGTCTGCCGTTTTGGGTAGCCTCCCTATTGACCGGACTGGTGGCTGTTGGCTACGAAGAACTGTTTGTCTGGGCGGAGAAAACCAGTTTTACCTGGATTCAGGACCATGCACTGCTCACATTTATTACCACTCCGCTTGCTTTTTTACTAGCGTGGCTGGTCGTAGCAAAACTGGCTCCGGCGGCACGGGGTAGCGGTATTCCCCAAGTCATGGCCGGTATTGAACTCTCGAATCCAACTACCCACGGACGTACGGCTTACTTGCTCAGTATGCGGGTGGCCATTGTCAAAGTTCTTAGTAGTGTAGTCCTGCTGATTGGGGGGGGCGTTATTGGGCGAGAAGGACCGACCATTCAGATTTCAGCGGCCATTTTTCGGGCCATTAATCGGCTGCAACCGGCTGGCTGGCCGCAACTATCCCGGCAAATAGCGCTCGTCACGGGTGGAGCGGCTGGTTTGGCGGCTGCCTTTAACACGCCATTGGGTGGCATTGTCTTCGTGGTGGAAGAACTGACCCAAACACATATTACCCGCTTTCGTACCGCTGTGTTTACCGCCGTAATCATTGCTGGTATGACCGCTCAGGCCATTCAGGGGCCTTATTTGTACCTGGGTTTTCCCAAAGTTACGGTCTCAACTGGTTGGTTTTTGGGTGTTGTTGTGCTGGTGGCCATGATTGCTGGTTTCGCAGGGGCCGTGTTTGCCAAGGCGTTATTGTGGATCAACGGCTACCGACGACGTTTCCGCACCAGTCGGGAGCAGGCTGTATGGGTAGCTGCCTGCGGGCTGGTGCTGGCGGGGCTGGCTTACCTGGTTGGTACCGATGCGGTTGGTACGGGAAAGCCCATCATTAACCGGCTCCTGTTTCAAAACGATCACCTGACGCCCTGGTATCTGTTTCCGGTTCGTTTTTCGGGTATGGCCCTCAGTTACAGCAGTGGCGCTGCGGGCGGTGTGTTCGCTACTTCCCTGAGTGCGGGAGCCATTCTGGGCGATGCACTGGCGCGACTGATCCGGGTAACGCCCAGTGATACGAATCTAGTCATTCTGGTGAGTATGGTGAGTTTCCTGACCGGTGTTGTTCGCTCCCCATTTACGGCGGCCATTCTGGTGCTGGAAATGACCGACAGGCACTCCGCAATTTTTCAATTACTGTTGGGTGGTCTAATGGCACAGGGGGCCGCGTCGCTGGTTGATCCGGTTTCGTTTTATGAGCACCTGAAAGCTGGGTTTGTCAAGGAAACAATGGCGCAGCCCGCTGTTTATGGGCCAAAGGGAAACGTAGCGGAGGCCGATTAA
- a CDS encoding efflux RND transporter periplasmic adaptor subunit — protein MRSYSGILALLSTIILASCSAHNEKKQESVPTLPVIQLTPQDATLDHDYASNLEAVQNVEVRARVAGYLDKILVDEGKPVHKGQLLFQLNPTEYQVEVDRAQSSLESAVAEEQSTEVELGRVKLLVDKNVISPSELKLAKSKMATARSAINGAKAALNKARFHVSLTSIRAPFDGVINRLPFKRGSLIEEGALLTTISDLREMYAYFNVSEKEYLSFIKKRLDPEKTTVREVDLLLADDSPYPYKGKIETTETVFEGNSGTIAFRATFPNPKRLLRHGATGKIRLTTDVDDAVLVPQRAVFEVQDKNFVYVVDATNKVRSRSFVPSSRVDQFYIVQSGLKPGDRIVYEGIQSLKDGMHITPKALPAKSLQALYAAAR, from the coding sequence ATGCGATCTTATTCAGGCATACTTGCCCTACTTAGTACGATTATACTAGCCTCCTGCTCGGCTCACAACGAGAAAAAACAGGAGTCGGTGCCAACGCTTCCGGTGATTCAGTTGACTCCCCAGGATGCAACACTTGACCATGACTACGCCAGCAACCTGGAGGCCGTACAGAATGTGGAAGTCAGGGCCAGGGTAGCGGGGTATCTGGATAAAATTTTGGTGGACGAAGGCAAGCCGGTTCACAAAGGCCAGCTGCTGTTTCAGCTCAACCCAACTGAATATCAGGTTGAAGTAGACCGGGCGCAGTCCAGCCTGGAAAGTGCTGTGGCTGAGGAACAATCCACTGAAGTGGAACTGGGACGAGTGAAATTATTGGTCGATAAGAATGTCATCTCACCTTCGGAATTAAAATTGGCCAAATCGAAAATGGCTACGGCCCGCTCGGCTATCAACGGTGCCAAAGCGGCTTTGAACAAGGCCCGTTTTCATGTCTCGCTGACCAGCATCCGGGCTCCCTTCGATGGGGTTATCAACCGATTGCCGTTCAAACGGGGCAGCCTGATCGAAGAAGGCGCGCTGCTCACCACCATCTCCGACCTGCGGGAGATGTATGCCTATTTTAACGTATCGGAGAAAGAGTATCTGTCCTTCATCAAAAAACGGCTCGACCCCGAAAAAACGACCGTTCGGGAAGTAGACCTGTTGCTGGCCGATGATTCGCCTTACCCCTACAAAGGCAAAATCGAAACCACCGAAACGGTATTCGAAGGCAATTCCGGTACGATTGCGTTCCGGGCTACCTTCCCCAATCCCAAACGCCTGCTCCGACACGGGGCTACGGGCAAGATTCGCCTGACCACCGATGTAGACGATGCCGTTCTGGTTCCTCAGCGAGCCGTCTTTGAGGTACAGGACAAAAACTTCGTCTATGTCGTTGACGCCACGAATAAAGTTCGATCCCGAAGTTTTGTGCCCAGCAGCCGGGTCGATCAGTTCTACATCGTTCAATCGGGCCTTAAACCCGGCGATCGCATTGTCTATGAGGGGATTCAGAGCCTGAAAGATGGGATGCACATTACCCCGAAAGCACTTCCCGCCAAAAGCCTACAGGCGTTGTATGCCGCAGCGCGATAA